The Pseudomonas solani genome segment AACAACTGCGCGGTGGAAACCCTCAAGCTGCTGCGCAGCGGCACCGGCGACCCGCGCCTGAACGACCTCGACAGCATCATGCCCAACGGCCTGCTGGCCCTGCTGGAAGGGCGCGGCGTGGCCGACCCGGAACCGCTGCGCGACCCCAGGGAAGCCCTGCGTCTGGGCTACCGCTTCGACTCCTTCCGCGACCGCTACCAGGCCATGTTCAGCATCGCCCGTGAACGCCTGAAGCTGCCGCAAGCCGACGTGGAAACCTGGCTCGACCTGCCCGGCGACCAGCGCCGCCCCTGGATCGCCAACGCCGACCTGCGCGCCAGCGCCGCCCTGCTGCTGCTGGAGCAGGCCGCCATGCGCAAGCAGATGCTCCTGGCCCAGGACGAGCTCAAGCGGCGCTACCTCGACAGCCGCGAGACGCTCGGCAACGCCGAGTTCTCCAAGGCCGGCGGCACCCTGGAGCAGATCCTCGCCAACAGCGGCTTCCTCAGCCGCCCGGCGGACATGCTCGAAGGCGGCTACGGCCTGCCCCAGACCAGCGAATGGCAGCGCCTGGAAGCCGAGAGCAGCAGCCGCCAGCTGAAACTGCGTGGCCTCACCGATGATCTCGACCGCGAGCTGCACCAGCTCATCGACCCGCGCATCCTCGCCGAGCTGGACGCCGTGCAGCTCAACCTCGACCAGCTCAGCGCCCACCTGCGCCAGCTGCACAAGGACGCCGGCGGCATCGAATTGCCCTGACGGCCTCGCCCTACGGATAGCCCCAGCGGTGGGCTGAAGCCCACCCGATCAAGGCGCAGGCCGATAAGGAATGACTCCTGCCGGAAACCATCTGCGTGGGTTTCGCTGCGCTCTACCCACCCTACGTATTGCCGCCACGCCGTGGCATGAGCCCCGTAGGTCGGGTGCAACCCGGCGTCCCGTACACAGAACCTTCGCGGGTTTCACCCGCCCTACGCAGGCGCTGCCGTGACGGATGGCAGCACCGTAGGATGGGTTGAGCGAAGCGATACCCATCACCGCGATGGTGAGTGCGATGAGGGACTTCCCACCGAGCGCTAAGTGTCTACGGCGGCTTTGTATCCGCTCAGCCCGACTGTTCTGTGATCCCATTGTTTAGCCACAGGGGCGGCATGGGCCGGCTACAGCGTCTCCTCCTGCTCCTCCGGCAGGCCCGGGTCCAGGTGCAGCCAGGGCAGGCGGCTGCGCACCCAGATGTGCCGGTCCGGCAGGGCCTGGGCCACGTCGTCCATCGTCGCGGTGGTCACGTCCATGGTGCCCGGGCTGTGCTGGGTAAAGAGGCCGAGCAGGCAACCGCAGCCGCTGCAGAAGTACCGCGAGCAG includes the following:
- a CDS encoding GFA family protein, giving the protein MTQVHMGGCHCGRLRYRFDAPLTDIAHCHCSDCRRTSGGIVTTWITVPLASFTWTRGEPAEYHSSPGCSRYFCSGCGCLLGLFTQHSPGTMDVTTATMDDVAQALPDRHIWVRSRLPWLHLDPGLPEEQEETL